A genomic window from Cystobacter ferrugineus includes:
- a CDS encoding 3-oxoacyl-ACP synthase: protein MNAASACAAMRAELSAFEKLPYWDNARKPITGSPVPVLPLDLGHHERLVDLLAMAISDAQSGEEAARSEQVPLLVAVAKPGRPGGGAEFAGELVARVESRLERKFHPRLSRVLTGGNAAGFQALEVARKLMWERRVPSCLVCAVDSFLNARSLLWLEEYGRLKTQRNADGVIPGEAAACVRVALHTGAERALATIVGLGFAREPALVLNQEPLRAEGLVGAGRAALEEAGLRMQDVDLRLSDASGELYGFKEQALALTRLLRVRRETFPLWLCAGSIGEVGAAASICQLVRVVQAYQRGYAPGERAMCFASSVLGERAVAVVQRPKQRGEGCR from the coding sequence TTGAACGCAGCTTCGGCCTGCGCCGCCATGCGGGCGGAGCTGTCCGCCTTCGAGAAACTCCCGTATTGGGACAATGCACGAAAACCCATCACCGGCTCACCAGTTCCGGTACTGCCGCTCGACCTGGGGCACCACGAACGGCTGGTGGACCTGCTTGCGATGGCGATCTCGGATGCCCAGAGTGGAGAAGAGGCGGCCAGATCCGAGCAGGTTCCGCTGCTGGTGGCGGTGGCCAAACCTGGGCGCCCCGGGGGCGGAGCGGAGTTCGCGGGCGAGCTGGTGGCCCGCGTGGAGAGTCGACTCGAGCGCAAATTCCACCCGCGCCTTTCACGCGTGCTGACGGGAGGGAACGCCGCTGGCTTCCAGGCTCTGGAGGTCGCTCGAAAGTTGATGTGGGAGCGCCGGGTTCCCTCCTGCCTCGTCTGCGCGGTGGATTCCTTTCTCAACGCTCGCTCGCTACTCTGGCTGGAGGAATACGGACGCCTGAAAACCCAACGCAACGCGGATGGTGTCATTCCTGGAGAAGCGGCGGCGTGCGTACGGGTGGCGCTGCACACAGGGGCTGAGCGAGCGTTGGCCACGATCGTGGGCCTGGGCTTCGCCCGGGAACCAGCCTTGGTCCTCAACCAGGAGCCTCTGCGCGCCGAAGGGCTGGTGGGCGCCGGGCGCGCCGCCTTGGAGGAGGCTGGGCTGCGGATGCAAGACGTGGATCTGCGCCTGTCGGATGCCTCGGGGGAGTTGTATGGCTTCAAGGAGCAGGCACTGGCGTTGACACGCTTGCTCCGTGTGAGGCGTGAGACCTTTCCCTTGTGGCTCTGCGCTGGCTCCATTGGCGAGGTAGGGGCCGCAGCGAGCATCTGTCAGCTCGTGAGGGTGGTGCAGGCCTACCAGCGGGGTTACGCGCCCGGAGAGCGTGCGATGTGTTTCGCCAGCAGTGTCTTGGGCGAGCGGGCGGTGGCCGTGGTTCAAAGGCCGAAGCAAAGAGGGGAGGGATGCCGATGA
- the leuS gene encoding leucine--tRNA ligase produces MSTERPKYDPSAIEPKWQTRWEQEKTFEARRHPGRPKAYILDMFPYPSGSGLHVGHPEGYTATDIVARYQRMRGVDVLHPMGWDSFGLPAEQHAIETGTHPAQTTAKNIATFKRQLKSLGFSYDWSRELATTDEAYVQWTQWIFLKLFERGLAYQAELPVNWCPALGTVLANEEVIDGKSERGGHPVVRLPLRQWTLRITAYADRLAQELQGLDWPETKEKQVHWIGRSEGAEVDFALEGRSEKLRIFTTRPDTLFGATYMVIAPEHPLLEALTTPEHRRKVLAYRDSVVSKSDLDRTALTKTKTGEFTGAHALHPITGARLPIWVADFVLGSYGTGAIMSVPAHDERDFEFARAFGLPVVEVVSPDGQLHDTAAWTEAFTAEGVAVRSGFLDGQRTPEAKAAMSAHLEQKGLGTRRVQYRLRDWVFSRQRYWGEPIPVYFPVDLPPGSTDPRKHPHTVRYSEPIPVAESELPVRLPELEDFKPSDDPAGPLSRALDWRFFQKDGKWYARETNTMPQWAGSCWYYLRFIDPHNTQAAFSKEAYDAWMPVDLYVGGSEHAVLHLLYARFWHKVLFDCGVVSHPEPFGKLVHQGMILGENNEKMSKSRGNVVNPDDVVQKHGADALRVYEMFMGPLEAVKPWQTQGVTGVRRFLERAWNTLAFVREEPGAAEATLDEESLRLLHKTVKKVGEDIEALRLNTAVSALMILSNRLADIPRVPLQTAKTFALLLSPFAPHLAEELWERLGGTKSLAHEPWPTYDPALTVDDVVEMGVQVNGKLRGKVKLRRDATEAEVRAAIANDPGVLAHTQGKTEKKFVYVPGRIINLVVG; encoded by the coding sequence ATGTCCACCGAGCGTCCCAAGTACGATCCCTCGGCCATCGAGCCCAAGTGGCAGACCCGTTGGGAGCAGGAGAAGACCTTCGAGGCCCGGCGTCATCCGGGCCGTCCCAAGGCGTACATCCTCGACATGTTTCCCTACCCGTCCGGCTCGGGGCTCCACGTGGGCCACCCGGAGGGCTACACGGCCACGGATATCGTGGCGCGCTACCAGCGCATGCGCGGCGTGGACGTGCTCCACCCCATGGGCTGGGACTCGTTCGGCCTTCCCGCCGAGCAGCACGCCATCGAGACGGGCACCCACCCCGCGCAGACGACGGCGAAGAACATCGCCACCTTCAAGCGGCAGCTCAAGTCGCTGGGCTTCTCGTATGACTGGTCGCGCGAGCTGGCGACGACGGACGAGGCCTACGTCCAGTGGACGCAGTGGATCTTCCTCAAGCTCTTCGAGCGCGGGCTGGCCTACCAGGCCGAGCTGCCGGTGAACTGGTGCCCGGCGCTGGGCACGGTGCTGGCCAACGAGGAGGTCATCGACGGCAAGAGCGAGCGCGGAGGCCACCCGGTGGTGCGCCTGCCGCTGCGCCAGTGGACGCTGCGCATCACCGCGTACGCGGATCGGCTGGCGCAGGAGCTCCAGGGGCTCGACTGGCCGGAGACGAAGGAGAAGCAGGTCCACTGGATCGGCCGCAGCGAGGGCGCCGAGGTGGACTTCGCCCTGGAGGGCCGGAGCGAGAAGCTGCGCATCTTCACCACGCGCCCGGACACCCTCTTCGGGGCCACGTACATGGTCATCGCCCCCGAGCACCCGCTGCTCGAGGCGCTCACCACCCCGGAGCACCGGCGGAAGGTGCTCGCCTACCGGGACTCGGTGGTGAGCAAGAGCGACCTGGATCGCACGGCGCTCACCAAGACGAAGACGGGCGAGTTCACCGGCGCCCACGCGCTGCACCCCATCACCGGGGCGCGGCTGCCCATCTGGGTGGCGGACTTCGTGCTGGGCTCCTACGGCACGGGCGCCATCATGAGCGTGCCGGCGCACGACGAGCGCGACTTCGAGTTCGCCCGGGCCTTCGGGCTGCCGGTGGTGGAGGTCGTCTCGCCGGACGGCCAGCTCCACGACACCGCCGCCTGGACCGAGGCCTTCACCGCGGAGGGCGTGGCGGTGCGCTCGGGGTTCCTCGACGGCCAGCGCACGCCCGAGGCGAAGGCGGCGATGAGCGCCCACCTGGAGCAGAAGGGGCTGGGAACGCGCCGGGTGCAGTACCGTCTGCGCGACTGGGTCTTCTCCCGCCAGCGCTACTGGGGCGAGCCCATCCCCGTCTACTTCCCCGTGGACCTGCCGCCCGGCTCCACGGATCCGCGCAAGCATCCGCACACGGTGCGCTACAGCGAGCCCATCCCCGTGGCCGAGAGCGAGCTGCCCGTGCGCCTGCCCGAGTTGGAGGACTTCAAGCCCTCGGACGACCCCGCGGGCCCGCTGTCGCGCGCGCTCGACTGGCGCTTCTTCCAGAAGGACGGGAAGTGGTACGCGCGCGAGACGAACACCATGCCCCAGTGGGCGGGCTCGTGCTGGTACTACCTGCGATTCATCGACCCGCACAACACCCAGGCCGCCTTCTCGAAGGAGGCCTATGACGCGTGGATGCCGGTGGACCTGTACGTCGGCGGCTCCGAGCATGCCGTGCTGCACCTGCTGTACGCGCGCTTCTGGCACAAGGTGCTCTTCGACTGCGGCGTCGTCTCGCACCCCGAGCCATTCGGCAAGCTCGTCCACCAGGGAATGATTCTGGGGGAGAACAACGAGAAGATGTCCAAGTCGCGCGGCAACGTCGTCAACCCGGACGACGTCGTCCAGAAGCACGGCGCGGACGCGCTGCGCGTGTACGAGATGTTCATGGGCCCGCTCGAGGCGGTGAAGCCCTGGCAGACCCAGGGTGTCACTGGCGTGCGGCGCTTCCTGGAGCGCGCCTGGAACACGCTGGCCTTCGTGCGTGAGGAGCCCGGGGCGGCGGAGGCCACGCTCGACGAGGAGTCGCTGCGCCTGCTGCACAAGACGGTGAAGAAGGTGGGCGAGGACATCGAGGCGCTGCGGCTCAACACCGCCGTGAGCGCGCTGATGATCCTCTCCAACCGGCTCGCCGACATTCCCCGCGTGCCGCTCCAGACGGCGAAGACGTTCGCGCTGCTGCTGTCGCCCTTCGCGCCGCACCTGGCCGAGGAGTTGTGGGAGCGGCTGGGCGGAACGAAGAGCCTGGCCCACGAGCCGTGGCCCACCTACGACCCGGCCCTCACGGTGGACGATGTCGTCGAGATGGGCGTGCAGGTGAACGGGAAGCTGCGCGGCAAGGTGAAGCTGCGCCGGGACGCCACCGAGGCGGAGGTGCGCGCCGCCATCGCCAACGACCCGGGCGTGCTGGCCCACACGCAGGGCAAGACGGAGAAGAAGTTCGTCTACGTGCCCGGCCGCATCATCAACCTCGTGGTCGGCTGA
- a CDS encoding DUF2169 family type VI secretion system accessory protein produces MQLGSNTTGMASGLCVATDKFGQDRCVVVVKGTFALGTGEGARLAEVQDPLVYADVHRGEPGTTSLQYECDFAPFKPRADILVLGQAVSLTGRPVDSWVVTLEYEALRKSIRVTGDRRWERGLLGLSPSPPEPFVQMPLVYERAFGGTDLTHSDPRYQGAELRNPVGMGYRKNPDARATEGTPLPNLEDPRQPLSSWKDIPQPMGFGPIGRSWQPRIAHAGTYDQRWQEEDYPFLPRDFDTQYFLCAPVDQQVPYPQGGETFRCTGMTRNGVLVARVPTLRFPITFRFDDRDQSLEPVLDTLLVEPDHHRMMLTWRASVPLGRKPGKLREILVGHQPVRLPPGRGGGKRHFKSLAEVVATYRRSQRKGLQ; encoded by the coding sequence ATGCAGTTAGGGAGCAACACGACTGGGATGGCGTCGGGCCTTTGTGTCGCCACGGACAAGTTCGGCCAGGATAGGTGTGTCGTCGTGGTGAAAGGCACATTCGCGCTCGGAACCGGGGAAGGAGCGAGGCTGGCCGAGGTGCAGGACCCGTTGGTCTACGCGGACGTCCACCGGGGTGAACCCGGGACGACGAGCCTCCAATACGAATGTGACTTCGCACCTTTCAAACCTCGAGCGGACATCCTCGTCTTGGGGCAGGCCGTGTCGCTCACGGGCAGACCTGTCGATTCGTGGGTGGTGACGCTTGAGTACGAGGCGCTGCGCAAATCCATTCGGGTTACAGGAGATCGCCGCTGGGAGCGAGGTTTGCTGGGCTTGAGTCCCTCTCCACCTGAACCGTTCGTCCAGATGCCCCTTGTCTATGAGCGGGCCTTCGGGGGAACGGATCTGACCCATTCGGATCCGCGATACCAGGGCGCCGAGCTTCGCAACCCAGTGGGGATGGGTTATCGCAAGAATCCCGATGCCCGGGCGACAGAAGGAACTCCTCTTCCGAACTTGGAGGATCCCCGTCAACCCCTCTCCAGCTGGAAGGACATTCCACAGCCCATGGGATTCGGCCCGATCGGCCGGAGCTGGCAACCACGCATTGCCCACGCCGGAACCTATGACCAGCGGTGGCAGGAGGAGGACTACCCCTTTCTGCCACGCGATTTCGATACGCAGTATTTCCTCTGTGCCCCGGTGGACCAGCAGGTTCCTTATCCTCAGGGAGGAGAGACCTTCCGTTGCACGGGTATGACTCGTAACGGTGTGCTGGTGGCGCGTGTACCCACGCTGCGGTTTCCCATCACTTTCCGGTTTGATGACCGTGACCAGAGTCTAGAGCCTGTTCTGGACACCCTACTCGTCGAGCCGGATCATCATCGGATGATGCTGACGTGGCGAGCCTCAGTTCCATTGGGCAGGAAGCCTGGGAAGCTGCGGGAGATCCTGGTGGGACATCAGCCCGTCCGGCTGCCCCCAGGGCGTGGTGGAGGCAAGCGTCACTTCAAATCACTCGCAGAGGTGGTGGCCACCTACCGGAGGAGCCAGCGGAAAGGCCTGCAATGA
- a CDS encoding TIGR02270 family protein gives MAEVLGKLTGEEAPILRQVALLAGYVAHRQDPGTALIRALSSIDDGLRARALQSVGELGRRDLLPLARQALSSKDEACRFFAARTCALLGERAALPILCSLAEKGSPHAVESGSLVVRMMERGDARKWLMGFTEQPEHHRLALAGCAALGDPFFIPWLLRMMRVPERTRRVAGESFRFITGADLSERPLEGSALEGAGDEAESDAEVLEMDADSELPWPAPEVVAAWWAERKEDFHSEVRYLLGHPMTPESLREGLRLGRQRERRSAALELAMRYPGQPLFDVGAPGFRQRQWLAALP, from the coding sequence GTGGCGGAGGTGCTCGGAAAACTCACCGGCGAAGAGGCTCCAATACTCCGCCAAGTGGCCCTCCTGGCGGGATATGTCGCACATCGCCAAGACCCTGGCACGGCTCTCATCCGGGCACTCTCCAGTATAGACGATGGGCTTCGCGCCCGTGCGCTCCAGTCCGTGGGCGAACTGGGTCGTCGAGATTTACTACCCCTTGCCAGACAGGCCCTGTCTTCCAAGGACGAGGCGTGCAGATTCTTCGCCGCTAGAACATGTGCCCTGCTCGGTGAGCGGGCAGCCCTTCCCATTCTCTGTTCTCTGGCCGAGAAAGGGAGCCCCCATGCAGTGGAGTCGGGTTCGCTTGTCGTACGGATGATGGAGCGAGGCGATGCCCGGAAGTGGCTGATGGGATTCACGGAACAGCCTGAGCATCACCGGCTCGCCCTGGCCGGCTGCGCGGCCCTAGGAGACCCATTCTTTATTCCCTGGCTGCTGCGGATGATGCGCGTGCCGGAGCGGACCCGCCGCGTAGCGGGTGAGTCCTTCCGCTTTATCACAGGAGCTGACCTCTCGGAGCGTCCTCTCGAGGGCTCGGCCCTGGAGGGAGCTGGAGACGAGGCGGAATCCGATGCCGAGGTGCTCGAAATGGATGCCGACTCGGAGTTGCCGTGGCCTGCTCCAGAGGTGGTGGCGGCTTGGTGGGCCGAGAGGAAGGAGGATTTCCACTCCGAGGTTCGTTACCTGCTTGGTCATCCCATGACGCCGGAGTCGCTCCGGGAAGGACTCAGGCTTGGTCGCCAGCGCGAGCGGAGGTCCGCGGCCCTGGAACTGGCAATGAGATACCCTGGCCAGCCTCTCTTCGATGTTGGAGCCCCTGGCTTCAGGCAGCGCCAGTGGCTTGCTGCCCTTCCATGA
- the cysI gene encoding assimilatory sulfite reductase (NADPH) hemoprotein subunit translates to MSKNPTNAPLSEVEHIKARSRHLRGTLAESLADPLTGAIAPADTQLIKFHGSYQQDDRDIREERRQQKLEPAYSFMLRTRLPGGVCTPKQWLVLDELARTHANGTLRMTTRQAFQLHGVLKGDLKPTIAAMKATLLDTIAACGDVNRNVMCNPNPVDSRAHALVQQWTQRLSEHMLPKTRAYYEIWLDEEKVAGGEEEPIYGSTYLPRKFKTAVVVPPLNDVDVFSQDLGFIAILEAGELVGFNVVVGGGMGATHGDNATFPRLADVIGFVPPERLLVVAENVVKVQRDYGDRTNRKHARLKYTIEDRGIAWFVGELEQRLGFKLEPARPFKFDHNGDRFGWTEGYDGKWNLTLFIESGRVADRDGSKHLTGLREIARVHRGDFRLTPNQNLIIAGIASEDRPAIESLVEAHGLAGYQRASPLRRNALACVALPTCALAMAEAERYLPDLVGLLEVRMAAHGLEKDNIHLRITGCPNGCARPYLAEIALVGKAPGRYNLFLGGDVRGQRLNRLYRENIDEAGLLEALEPVFAAYAKDRQPGEGFGDFTVRSGLVASPSR, encoded by the coding sequence ATGAGCAAGAACCCGACGAATGCTCCCCTGAGCGAGGTGGAGCACATCAAGGCGCGCAGCCGCCACCTGCGCGGCACGCTGGCGGAGAGCCTGGCCGATCCGCTCACCGGTGCCATCGCTCCGGCCGACACCCAGCTCATCAAGTTCCACGGCAGCTACCAGCAGGACGACCGGGACATCCGCGAGGAGCGCCGGCAGCAGAAGCTGGAGCCCGCCTACAGCTTCATGCTCCGCACCCGACTGCCCGGCGGGGTGTGCACCCCCAAGCAGTGGCTCGTCCTGGACGAGCTGGCGCGCACCCATGCCAACGGGACGCTGCGGATGACCACGCGTCAGGCGTTCCAGCTCCACGGCGTGCTCAAGGGCGATCTCAAGCCCACCATCGCGGCCATGAAAGCCACGCTGCTCGACACCATCGCCGCCTGCGGCGACGTCAACCGCAACGTGATGTGCAATCCCAATCCGGTGGACTCGCGCGCGCACGCGCTGGTGCAGCAGTGGACCCAGCGCCTCTCCGAGCACATGCTGCCCAAGACGCGCGCCTACTACGAGATCTGGCTGGACGAGGAGAAGGTCGCGGGCGGCGAGGAGGAGCCCATCTACGGCTCGACCTATCTGCCGCGCAAGTTCAAGACGGCCGTCGTGGTCCCGCCCCTCAACGACGTGGACGTCTTCTCCCAGGACCTGGGCTTCATCGCCATCCTGGAGGCCGGGGAGCTGGTGGGCTTCAACGTCGTGGTGGGCGGCGGCATGGGCGCCACGCACGGCGACAACGCGACCTTCCCCCGGCTCGCGGACGTGATTGGCTTCGTCCCGCCCGAGCGCCTGCTCGTGGTGGCCGAGAACGTGGTGAAGGTCCAGCGTGACTACGGGGACCGGACCAACCGCAAGCACGCGCGACTCAAGTACACCATCGAGGATCGCGGCATCGCCTGGTTCGTGGGCGAGCTGGAGCAGCGGCTCGGCTTCAAGCTGGAGCCCGCGCGCCCCTTCAAGTTCGACCACAACGGGGACCGCTTCGGCTGGACGGAGGGGTACGACGGCAAGTGGAACCTCACGCTCTTCATCGAGAGCGGCCGGGTGGCGGACCGCGACGGGAGCAAGCACCTGACGGGCCTGCGGGAGATCGCCCGGGTGCACCGGGGTGACTTCCGGCTCACGCCCAACCAGAACCTCATCATCGCGGGCATCGCCTCCGAGGATCGGCCGGCCATCGAGTCCCTGGTGGAGGCGCATGGCCTCGCGGGCTACCAGCGCGCGAGCCCCCTGCGCCGCAACGCGCTCGCCTGCGTGGCGCTGCCGACGTGCGCCCTGGCCATGGCGGAAGCCGAGCGCTACCTGCCCGACCTCGTGGGCCTGCTGGAGGTACGCATGGCGGCGCACGGGCTGGAGAAGGACAACATCCACCTGCGCATCACCGGCTGCCCGAACGGGTGTGCCCGGCCCTACCTCGCGGAGATCGCGCTCGTGGGCAAGGCGCCGGGCCGCTACAACCTCTTCCTCGGCGGAGACGTGCGCGGGCAGCGCCTCAACCGGCTGTACCGCGAGAACATCGACGAGGCGGGCCTGCTGGAGGCGCTCGAGCCGGTGTTCGCCGCGTACGCCAAGGACAGGCAGCCGGGAGAAGGCTTCGGTGACTTCACCGTGCGCTCGGGCCTCGTCGCCAGCCCCTCCCGGTAG
- a CDS encoding MFS transporter, translating into MGARTAMSVATQMQSVAIAWFIYERTGRPLDLGLVGLAQFLPQFVLSLPAGHMADRFDRRRIMQVCNAASVVCSLLFLAITRSEVRALWPLYAVVMLLSAARAFSGPASQALLPSLVPTLHPQRAVGWNSLGSQAATIAGPALGGVLYSVSGSAVAVFTVGALLGMLSLALLWPIRPTLQVVGGRGAASWTELLAGLRFVWREKRILGCISLDLFAVLLGGAEALLPIFARDILHVGPWGLGLLRSAPAIGASLVGAALVSRPLRRAGGSTLLATVALFGAATLTFGLSRSVLLSLLALLVLGAADMVSMILRGTLLQFSTPAPLRGRVNAVNQLFVGTSNELGAMESGLMAAWLGIVPAVVLGGVGTCAIVLLWAVLFPELRKPRPQAESVTVVPGASWRRPRASAANLRES; encoded by the coding sequence GTGGGTGCGCGGACAGCGATGTCCGTGGCCACGCAGATGCAGTCTGTGGCCATCGCCTGGTTCATCTACGAGAGAACCGGCCGGCCACTCGACCTGGGGCTGGTGGGGCTGGCGCAGTTCCTCCCTCAATTCGTTCTGTCCCTGCCCGCGGGCCATATGGCGGACCGGTTCGACCGGCGCCGCATCATGCAGGTGTGCAACGCGGCGAGCGTGGTCTGCTCGCTGCTCTTCCTCGCAATCACCCGTTCGGAAGTGCGCGCGCTGTGGCCGCTCTACGCGGTCGTAATGCTCCTGTCGGCGGCGAGGGCGTTTTCCGGCCCCGCCAGTCAGGCGCTCCTGCCGAGCCTGGTGCCCACGCTCCACCCCCAGCGCGCCGTCGGTTGGAACTCGTTGGGCTCCCAGGCGGCGACCATCGCCGGCCCCGCGCTCGGAGGGGTGCTCTACAGCGTGAGCGGCTCCGCGGTAGCGGTGTTCACCGTGGGCGCGCTGCTGGGCATGCTCTCCCTGGCGTTGCTGTGGCCCATACGGCCGACACTCCAGGTGGTGGGGGGGCGCGGAGCCGCGTCCTGGACCGAGTTGCTGGCGGGCCTCCGGTTCGTCTGGAGGGAGAAGCGCATCCTGGGCTGCATCTCGCTCGATCTCTTCGCCGTGCTGTTGGGGGGAGCGGAGGCGCTGCTGCCCATCTTCGCCCGGGACATCCTGCACGTCGGCCCCTGGGGCCTCGGCCTTCTGCGCAGTGCTCCGGCCATCGGCGCCTCTCTCGTGGGCGCCGCCCTGGTCAGCCGTCCGCTCCGGCGTGCGGGTGGCTCCACCCTGCTCGCCACCGTGGCCCTTTTCGGCGCCGCCACCCTCACCTTCGGGTTGTCCCGGAGCGTCCTCCTGTCACTGCTGGCGCTGCTGGTGCTCGGCGCCGCCGACATGGTCAGCATGATCCTCCGCGGCACCCTGCTGCAGTTCTCCACCCCGGCCCCCCTCCGAGGGCGTGTCAACGCGGTGAACCAACTGTTCGTCGGCACTTCCAACGAACTGGGTGCGATGGAGTCCGGTCTCATGGCCGCCTGGCTGGGCATCGTGCCCGCGGTGGTGCTCGGCGGCGTGGGCACCTGCGCGATCGTCCTGCTGTGGGCCGTGCTCTTTCCCGAGCTGCGCAAACCGCGACCCCAGGCCGAGTCCGTCACCGTCGTGCCTGGCGCCTCCTGGCGAAGGCCGCGGGCCTCCGCCGCCAACCTCAGGGAGTCCTGA
- a CDS encoding PAAR-like domain-containing protein, with amino-acid sequence MSGKVYADGNEVVRKGGDGKVTAAFPDVCMSPPPPPAGPVPVPYPDSSSAKDLRAGSRTVQIAGKEVALQDESYYQSSPLGNEAATRNFGASVVTHTITGKTYFASWSMDVKVEGKGVVRHIDLTTSNHGSYPGATPPISNLSEAEIKQAQDLAKQRISEGKCPCCGKDSCPAAFTEEEKAEDKSLNMEEFYGLESNGPRRDQYVYLRECKEKLCTCAGRVFPEPPCDVFRDKEERRYDAIVGKWESEGTKSAYREDYERRTGVRLKRSTEFLDDLLAKSGRESVLRKAAKASTRDLSLPGNSQLKKDWEQYKALKIKADRLDRINHIVPKEAGGCPDNPGNLQPQQTLCEVCQEIDQFFTDKLQGKKG; translated from the coding sequence ATGAGTGGCAAGGTGTATGCGGATGGTAACGAGGTGGTGAGGAAGGGGGGCGACGGGAAGGTGACGGCGGCCTTTCCGGACGTGTGCATGAGCCCCCCTCCACCGCCAGCGGGGCCTGTTCCAGTGCCATATCCGGACAGCTCCTCCGCGAAAGACCTGAGGGCTGGGAGCCGGACGGTGCAGATCGCGGGCAAGGAGGTGGCGCTCCAAGACGAGTCCTACTATCAGTCGTCGCCGCTGGGCAACGAGGCGGCGACAAGGAATTTCGGGGCAAGCGTGGTGACGCACACGATCACGGGGAAGACGTATTTCGCCTCTTGGTCGATGGACGTGAAGGTGGAGGGAAAGGGGGTGGTGCGGCACATTGATTTGACCACTTCGAACCACGGGAGTTACCCAGGAGCGACGCCACCGATCTCCAATCTGTCGGAGGCGGAGATAAAGCAGGCTCAGGATCTCGCCAAGCAGCGAATAAGCGAGGGGAAATGTCCCTGCTGCGGAAAGGATTCCTGCCCAGCGGCTTTCACGGAGGAGGAAAAGGCGGAGGATAAGTCGCTGAACATGGAGGAGTTCTACGGACTCGAGTCCAACGGGCCCCGACGAGACCAGTACGTATATCTCAGGGAGTGTAAGGAGAAGCTCTGCACCTGCGCCGGCCGGGTCTTCCCCGAGCCGCCATGCGACGTGTTTCGGGACAAGGAAGAGCGTCGATACGATGCAATCGTGGGGAAATGGGAGAGTGAGGGGACTAAGAGCGCATATCGAGAGGATTACGAGAGGAGGACGGGGGTGAGGCTCAAGCGCTCGACAGAATTCCTGGACGATTTACTCGCCAAGAGCGGTCGAGAGTCCGTACTGCGAAAGGCTGCCAAGGCTTCAACGCGTGATCTCAGCCTGCCTGGCAATAGTCAACTCAAGAAGGACTGGGAGCAGTACAAGGCGCTGAAAATCAAGGCCGATAGACTCGATCGGATTAATCACATAGTGCCCAAGGAGGCCGGAGGATGCCCGGATAATCCAGGAAACCTCCAGCCGCAGCAGACCTTGTGCGAAGTTTGTCAGGAAATCGATCAGTTCTTCACGGATAAGTTGCAGGGAAAAAAAGGATGA
- a CDS encoding polymer-forming cytoskeletal protein — protein MMLDEMGREVSFEDISARYRGHESLNWFLETRDLNDEAPRPRIIEGGLDVTHELRTSDGPWAFIIDGDLVTTGDLVFTTEGAGTCALIVTGNVRARNIVYGGSARVAVDGDITASGVIIGSWGSDGAVLGTSGVLTARALLLDPHTPIWANAGGPRSVPEAFRTLIVGGRGWQEFVPDIDANMPGNGEQTFVPEVLKNGMLDLYLARKHAERGGSPFLPEVEQSLRAKKGL, from the coding sequence ATGATGCTCGATGAAATGGGCCGCGAGGTGTCCTTCGAGGACATCTCGGCCCGCTACCGTGGCCATGAATCGCTGAACTGGTTCCTCGAAACGCGCGACCTCAACGACGAGGCGCCACGTCCCCGCATCATCGAAGGCGGCCTCGACGTCACCCACGAGCTGCGGACCAGCGACGGCCCCTGGGCCTTCATCATCGACGGAGATCTCGTGACGACTGGGGATCTCGTCTTCACGACCGAGGGTGCCGGCACTTGCGCGCTCATCGTGACGGGCAACGTCCGCGCACGGAACATCGTCTATGGGGGCAGCGCGCGCGTCGCGGTGGATGGCGATATCACGGCGTCCGGGGTCATCATTGGAAGCTGGGGAAGCGATGGCGCGGTGCTTGGAACCAGTGGAGTCCTGACCGCGCGGGCGCTGTTGCTCGACCCGCACACCCCTATCTGGGCGAACGCGGGTGGGCCGCGCTCCGTGCCCGAGGCCTTCCGCACCCTCATCGTCGGAGGCAGGGGCTGGCAGGAGTTCGTGCCCGACATCGACGCCAACATGCCCGGGAACGGCGAGCAGACATTCGTGCCCGAGGTGCTCAAGAACGGCATGCTCGACCTCTACCTGGCCAGGAAGCACGCGGAGCGGGGCGGCAGTCCGTTCCTCCCCGAGGTCGAGCAGTCCCTGCGCGCGAAGAAGGGCCTTTGA